In one window of Pagrus major chromosome 12, Pma_NU_1.0 DNA:
- the strbp gene encoding spermatid perinuclear RNA-binding protein isoform X2, whose protein sequence is MRSFRSFSNDDRHVMAKHSTIYPSSQELEAVQTLVSTVECALKHVSDWLDKSSSDAHSQAADSQPADSTEEDDPGEEPSDETEDSSDGYRESSSGGVLCGVMRIGLVAKGLLIKGDMDLELVLMCRDKPTQTLLDTVCHNLPTQIEKLTEEKYEVTSSLPEVAILVQTTTEPKLTLKITLTSPAMREDEDEEEEEEEEELENGEEGEEEREEKEEAEEEEEEEEQEQEMKNGQVLGAAAHRVETEEEEEEEEGEVLDRHRCLLALAALRHAKWFQARVNGLKSCVIVLRILRDMCNRHPVWEPLKGWPLELICEKAIATCNRPLGAGEALRRVMECLASGILLPGGPGLHDPCEKEPTNTLANMTDQQAEAITYSAQHALRLMAFGQIYKVLEMEPLPSNKPSQKYPWSDKEGLGLKRPYEDGAMDDKDLIKKMKRNLRKVLDSKAIDSNQPMNALMRLNQIRPGLQYRLLSQSGPVHAPVFTMSVDLDGTVYEASGSSKKTAKLHVAVKVLQAMGYPTGFDSDLDPMSSDEKSDGEGKSETSSHTSNNPTHSSDSSNTLEVRTQGPILTASGKNPVMELNEKRRGLKYELISESGGSHDKRFVMEVEVDGQKFRGAGPNKKVAKASAALAALEKLFSGPNAAANKKKKILPQTKGALAAAAAASAVAAQVARGRGRAALARGAFVSAAAPGYVTPGFGTPYGYSPAAAAAPAYGLPKRMLLLPVMKVPTYPVPHYHFF, encoded by the exons AGGTCCTTCCGTTCCTTCAGTAACGATGACCGCCATGTCATGGCGAAACACTCCACAATCTACCCCTCCTCTCAGGAGCTGGAAGCCGTTCAGACACTGGTGTCCACCGTCGAGTGCGCCCTCAAACATGTCTCTGACTGGCTGGATAAGAGCAGCAGCGACGCCCACAGCCAGGCCGCTGACAGCCAACCAGCAGACAGCACAGAGGAGGACGATCCTGGTGAAGAGCCCAGCGATGAAACTGAGGATTCAAGTGACGGCTACAG AGAGTCCAGCAGTGGCGGCGTGCTGTGTGGAGTGATGAGGATCGGCCTGGTGGCTAAAGGCCTCCTGATCAAAGGCGACATGGACCTGGAGCTCGTGCTGATGTGTAGAGacaaacccacacagacactGCTGGACACTGTCTGTCACAATTTACCCACACAGATTGAG AAGCTGACAGAAGAGAAATATGAGGTCACAAGCTCCTTGCCCGAGGTGGCCATCTTGGTACAAACTACAACAGAGCCCAAACTCACTCTCAAGATTACCCTCACCTCGCCGGCCATGAGGGAAgacgaggatgaagaggaggaggaagaagaagaggagttgGAGAAtggggaggaaggagaggaggagagggaggagaaggaggaggcagaggaggaagaggaagaggaggagcaggagcaggagatgAAGAATGGGCAAG TGTTGGGTGCTGCTGCGCACAGAGTggagactgaggaggaggaggaggaggaggagggggaggtgctGGATAGACACAGATGTCTGTTGGCCCTGGCAGCGCTACGACACGCCAAGTGGTTCCAG GCTCGAGTGAACGGGCTCAAGTCCTGCGTTATCGTTCTCAGGATACTTAGAGACATGTGCAATAGACACCCTGTCTGGGAACCTCTCAAGGGATGG CCCTTAGAGCTTATCTGCGAGAAGGCAATTGCCACCTGCAACAGACCTCTTGGGGCTGGAGAAGCGCTGCGTCGAGTCATGGAGTGTCTGGCCTCAGGCATTCTGCTACCAG GTGGTCCAGGTTTACACGACCCATGTGAGAAAGAGCCAACAAACACACTAGCCAACATGACCGACCAGCAGGCTGAGGCCATTACCTACAGcgcacag CACGCTCTCAGACTCATGGCATTCGGACAGATCTACAAGGTGTTGGAGATGGAGCCTCTTCCCTCAAATAAACCATCACAGAAATACCCCTGGTCTGATAAAGAAG GATTAGGTCTGAAGAGGCCGTACGAGGATGGAGCGATGGATGACAAGGACCTCAtcaagaagatgaagaggaatcTGAGGAAAG TCCTAGACAGTAAAGCCATAGACTCCAACCAGCCAATGAATGCCCTGATGCGGTTGAACCAGATCCGGCCGGGGCTGCAGTATCGCCTGCTGTCCCAGTCGGGCCCGGTTCACGCTCCGGTCTTCACCATGTCTGTGGATCTGGACGGAACCGTTTACGAAGCATCGGGATCCTCCAAGAAGACCGCCAAGCTCCACGTCGCCGTCAag GTTCTCCAGGCGATGGGCTACCCAACAGGTTTCGATTCAGACCTGGACCCCATGAGTTCAGACGAGAAGTCGGACGGCGAGGGGAAGAGCGAGACGTCATCACACACTAGCAATAACCCAACACACTCCTCGGACAGTTCCAACACACTGGAG GTGCGAACTCAGGGTCCCATACTGACGGCGAGTGGGAAGAACCCCGTCATGGAGCTAAACGAAAAGAGACGAGGCCTCAAATACGAACTCATCTCTGAAAGTGGAGGCAGCCATGACAAACGCTTTGTTATGGAG GTGGAGGTCGATGGGCAGAAGTTTCGTGGGGCAGGCCCCAACAAAAAAGTAGCAAAGGCCAGCGCTGCTCTGGCAGCTCTGGAAAAACTCTTCTCTGGTCCCAATGCAGCTgcaaacaagaagaagaaaatattgcCTCAG ACTAAAGGAGCCCTGGCcgcggcagcagcagcctcagcagTAGCAGCTCAGGTagccagaggaagaggaagagcagcacTCGCGAGAGGAGCCTTCGTCAGTGCAGCTGCACCTGGATACGTCACACCAG GCTTCGGGACACCGTATGGCTACAgcccagctgcagcagctgctcctgcaTACG GTTTGCCCAAGAGAATGCTTCTGTTGCCTGTCATGAAAGTGCCCACCTACCCCGTCCCCCACTACCACTTCTTTTAG
- the strbp gene encoding spermatid perinuclear RNA-binding protein isoform X1: MRSFRSFSNDDRHVMAKHSTIYPSSQELEAVQTLVSTVECALKHVSDWLDKSSSDAHSQAADSQPADSTEEDDPGEEPSDETEDSSDGYRESSSGGVLCGVMRIGLVAKGLLIKGDMDLELVLMCRDKPTQTLLDTVCHNLPTQIEKLTEEKYEVTSSLPEVAILVQTTTEPKLTLKITLTSPAMREDEDEEEEEEEEELENGEEGEEEREEKEEAEEEEEEEEQEQEMKNGQVLGAAAHRVETEEEEEEEEGEVLDRHRCLLALAALRHAKWFQARVNGLKSCVIVLRILRDMCNRHPVWEPLKGWPLELICEKAIATCNRPLGAGEALRRVMECLASGILLPGGPGLHDPCEKEPTNTLANMTDQQAEAITYSAQHALRLMAFGQIYKVLEMEPLPSNKPSQKYPWSDKEGLGLKRPYEDGAMDDKDLIKKMKRNLRKVLDSKAIDSNQPMNALMRLNQIRPGLQYRLLSQSGPVHAPVFTMSVDLDGTVYEASGSSKKTAKLHVAVKVLQAMGYPTGFDSDLDPMSSDEKSDGEGKSETSSHTSNNPTHSSDSSNTLEVRTQGPILTASGKNPVMELNEKRRGLKYELISESGGSHDKRFVMEVEVDGQKFRGAGPNKKVAKASAALAALEKLFSGPNAAANKKKKILPQTKGALAAAAAASAVAAQVARGRGRAALARGAFVSAAAPGYVTPGFGTPYGYSPAAAAAPAYGGLFIDNPFYQPRTIAPFIIHLGPQDLFSDF, from the exons AGGTCCTTCCGTTCCTTCAGTAACGATGACCGCCATGTCATGGCGAAACACTCCACAATCTACCCCTCCTCTCAGGAGCTGGAAGCCGTTCAGACACTGGTGTCCACCGTCGAGTGCGCCCTCAAACATGTCTCTGACTGGCTGGATAAGAGCAGCAGCGACGCCCACAGCCAGGCCGCTGACAGCCAACCAGCAGACAGCACAGAGGAGGACGATCCTGGTGAAGAGCCCAGCGATGAAACTGAGGATTCAAGTGACGGCTACAG AGAGTCCAGCAGTGGCGGCGTGCTGTGTGGAGTGATGAGGATCGGCCTGGTGGCTAAAGGCCTCCTGATCAAAGGCGACATGGACCTGGAGCTCGTGCTGATGTGTAGAGacaaacccacacagacactGCTGGACACTGTCTGTCACAATTTACCCACACAGATTGAG AAGCTGACAGAAGAGAAATATGAGGTCACAAGCTCCTTGCCCGAGGTGGCCATCTTGGTACAAACTACAACAGAGCCCAAACTCACTCTCAAGATTACCCTCACCTCGCCGGCCATGAGGGAAgacgaggatgaagaggaggaggaagaagaagaggagttgGAGAAtggggaggaaggagaggaggagagggaggagaaggaggaggcagaggaggaagaggaagaggaggagcaggagcaggagatgAAGAATGGGCAAG TGTTGGGTGCTGCTGCGCACAGAGTggagactgaggaggaggaggaggaggaggagggggaggtgctGGATAGACACAGATGTCTGTTGGCCCTGGCAGCGCTACGACACGCCAAGTGGTTCCAG GCTCGAGTGAACGGGCTCAAGTCCTGCGTTATCGTTCTCAGGATACTTAGAGACATGTGCAATAGACACCCTGTCTGGGAACCTCTCAAGGGATGG CCCTTAGAGCTTATCTGCGAGAAGGCAATTGCCACCTGCAACAGACCTCTTGGGGCTGGAGAAGCGCTGCGTCGAGTCATGGAGTGTCTGGCCTCAGGCATTCTGCTACCAG GTGGTCCAGGTTTACACGACCCATGTGAGAAAGAGCCAACAAACACACTAGCCAACATGACCGACCAGCAGGCTGAGGCCATTACCTACAGcgcacag CACGCTCTCAGACTCATGGCATTCGGACAGATCTACAAGGTGTTGGAGATGGAGCCTCTTCCCTCAAATAAACCATCACAGAAATACCCCTGGTCTGATAAAGAAG GATTAGGTCTGAAGAGGCCGTACGAGGATGGAGCGATGGATGACAAGGACCTCAtcaagaagatgaagaggaatcTGAGGAAAG TCCTAGACAGTAAAGCCATAGACTCCAACCAGCCAATGAATGCCCTGATGCGGTTGAACCAGATCCGGCCGGGGCTGCAGTATCGCCTGCTGTCCCAGTCGGGCCCGGTTCACGCTCCGGTCTTCACCATGTCTGTGGATCTGGACGGAACCGTTTACGAAGCATCGGGATCCTCCAAGAAGACCGCCAAGCTCCACGTCGCCGTCAag GTTCTCCAGGCGATGGGCTACCCAACAGGTTTCGATTCAGACCTGGACCCCATGAGTTCAGACGAGAAGTCGGACGGCGAGGGGAAGAGCGAGACGTCATCACACACTAGCAATAACCCAACACACTCCTCGGACAGTTCCAACACACTGGAG GTGCGAACTCAGGGTCCCATACTGACGGCGAGTGGGAAGAACCCCGTCATGGAGCTAAACGAAAAGAGACGAGGCCTCAAATACGAACTCATCTCTGAAAGTGGAGGCAGCCATGACAAACGCTTTGTTATGGAG GTGGAGGTCGATGGGCAGAAGTTTCGTGGGGCAGGCCCCAACAAAAAAGTAGCAAAGGCCAGCGCTGCTCTGGCAGCTCTGGAAAAACTCTTCTCTGGTCCCAATGCAGCTgcaaacaagaagaagaaaatattgcCTCAG ACTAAAGGAGCCCTGGCcgcggcagcagcagcctcagcagTAGCAGCTCAGGTagccagaggaagaggaagagcagcacTCGCGAGAGGAGCCTTCGTCAGTGCAGCTGCACCTGGATACGTCACACCAG GCTTCGGGACACCGTATGGCTACAgcccagctgcagcagctgctcctgcaTACG GTGGTCTTTTCATTGACAATCCCTTCTACCAGCCACGGACCATCGCTCCTTTTATCATTCACCTGGGTCCCCAGGATCTCTTCTCTGACTTCTAG